A single genomic interval of Psychroserpens sp. NJDZ02 harbors:
- a CDS encoding dipeptidase: MKNIKSYVQENKQRFLDELIELLKIPSISADSAYKAHTINTADVVAKSLTDAGCDVVEICETEGYPIIYAHKIIDKDLPTVLVYGHYDVQPPDPLNLWTSPPFEPVIKTTDLHPEGAIFARGACDDKGQMYMHVKAMEFMTKNDTLPCNVKFMIEGEEEVGSVNLAKFVKQNQEKLSNDVILISDTGMIAQDTPSITTGLRGLSYVEVEVTGPNRDLHSGLYGGAVANPINVLTKMIASLHDDDNHITIPGFYDNVEELSLDERAQMAKAPFSLDKYKAALDIDAVYGEAGYTTNERNSIRPTLDVNGIWGGYTGEGAKTVIASQAFAKISMRLVPNQDWEAITALFKNHFESIAPKGVKVKVTPHHGGQGYVTPIDSVGYQAASKAYQETFGKTPIPQRSGGSIPIVALFEKELKSKTILMGFGLDSDAIHSPNEHFGVWNYLKGIETIPYFYKYFTEMYK, from the coding sequence ATGAAAAATATAAAGTCTTACGTCCAAGAAAACAAGCAACGTTTTCTTGACGAATTAATAGAATTACTTAAGATTCCGTCAATAAGCGCCGACTCCGCTTACAAAGCACACACTATAAACACTGCAGACGTTGTTGCAAAAAGCTTAACAGACGCAGGATGTGATGTTGTAGAAATTTGTGAGACAGAAGGGTATCCAATTATTTACGCACATAAAATAATTGATAAAGACCTACCAACTGTTTTAGTTTATGGTCATTACGACGTACAACCACCAGATCCATTAAATCTATGGACCTCTCCGCCATTCGAGCCCGTTATTAAAACAACAGACCTACATCCTGAAGGTGCTATTTTTGCGCGTGGTGCTTGTGATGACAAAGGGCAAATGTACATGCACGTTAAGGCAATGGAGTTTATGACTAAAAACGACACTTTACCTTGTAACGTCAAGTTTATGATAGAAGGTGAAGAAGAAGTTGGAAGTGTTAACTTGGCTAAATTTGTAAAACAAAACCAAGAGAAACTTTCCAATGATGTGATCCTTATTAGTGATACTGGTATGATCGCTCAAGACACACCATCAATCACCACAGGATTACGTGGTTTAAGTTATGTTGAGGTAGAAGTTACAGGACCAAACAGAGACTTACATTCAGGTTTATATGGTGGTGCCGTAGCAAACCCAATAAACGTATTAACCAAAATGATTGCCTCATTACATGATGATGACAACCATATTACCATTCCTGGTTTTTATGATAATGTCGAAGAATTATCTTTAGACGAGCGTGCACAAATGGCAAAAGCACCATTTTCATTAGACAAATACAAAGCAGCTTTAGATATTGATGCTGTATACGGTGAAGCTGGTTATACAACTAACGAGCGCAACAGTATCAGACCAACATTAGACGTAAACGGTATTTGGGGAGGATACACTGGCGAAGGTGCAAAAACAGTAATTGCAAGCCAAGCTTTTGCAAAAATCTCAATGCGTTTAGTACCAAATCAAGATTGGGAGGCTATCACAGCATTATTCAAAAACCATTTTGAAAGTATCGCACCAAAAGGTGTTAAAGTAAAAGTAACACCACATCACGGTGGACAAGGTTACGTAACACCAATTGATAGCGTAGGGTATCAGGCAGCCAGCAAAGCTTACCAAGAAACCTTTGGAAAAACACCAATACCACAACGTAGTGGAGGAAGTATTCCAATAGTTGCTTTATTCGAGAAAGAATTAAAAAGCAAAACTATTTTAATGGGCTTTGGTTTAGACAGCGATGCAATCCACAGTCCAAACGAACATTTTGGAGTATGGAACTACTTAAAAGGAATCGAAACTATTCCGTATTTTTACAAGTATTTTACAGAAATGTATAAATAA
- a CDS encoding M56 family metallopeptidase, with the protein MELIVLKSSVCLLALLLYYKIALEPLSIHKFKRVYLLVTIAIAVIIPFITFVKYVEPTFDNSSFIFDTSTTLPLDTHFKIAEQTNYLSNILWSIYVLGVGLFFIRFCVNLFQIISKIRKHTKVKSKSFINVLMEHLEIPHTFFNFIFLNKNKFENNQIPAEVLLHEQTHAKQKHSLDIIIIEVIQILFWFNPLLYWLKKEIKLNHEFLADQDVINQGIDTKTYQTILLQFSSNQQELAFVNAINYSSIKKRFTLMNTQTPQPTVRLRSLLLLPLLGLLVYSFSSTKELEKEITPDIHFQDEKATNIDKSNIVKQIEATLENNKEIKINYVNQNSSLLVNEIECDGCQLNLTKKGIAELILSTTHKEEITSFKLKIPGVTTSHNKGNTLNDQSRQSLSTIKKGDFIMLFDITSESKKYKSIRIQLVDKDDENYSESPEVKKGEESSIPPPPPVNPNTTPEEKAKQAKVIEKHNKDNKITNGRVYKNPPLPHPAPLKSDKNTGFIDIDGKPHFYVTIKNETKYYNRLGYEIDKKGNKLSNTQTDGSKVVPGQKLTKIYKNGEVVSEFRKTWEDEEIMQTSSIDLIKQDKIATIEAKHNRMLLSREDKKEIIETKRNEMLLDREDKIAMIQAKRNGMLLSREDKKEMIQAKHNKMLLAREDKKTMIEAKHNEMLLARDKKKERLQNYNEARKAL; encoded by the coding sequence ATGGAACTAATTGTATTAAAATCCAGTGTTTGCCTTTTGGCTTTGCTATTGTATTACAAGATAGCGTTAGAGCCATTAAGCATTCATAAATTTAAAAGAGTTTATTTATTGGTTACTATTGCAATCGCGGTAATCATACCTTTTATAACGTTTGTAAAATATGTCGAGCCTACTTTTGACAATTCATCATTTATTTTTGATACTTCGACAACACTGCCATTAGACACACATTTTAAAATAGCAGAACAAACGAACTACTTATCTAACATTTTATGGAGTATTTATGTTTTAGGAGTAGGCTTATTCTTTATTAGATTTTGCGTTAATCTATTTCAAATAATTTCAAAAATCAGAAAACATACTAAAGTTAAAAGCAAGTCTTTTATCAATGTATTGATGGAACATTTAGAGATTCCGCATACATTTTTCAATTTCATCTTTCTAAATAAAAACAAGTTTGAAAACAATCAAATCCCTGCTGAAGTCTTACTACACGAACAAACGCACGCAAAACAAAAACATAGTTTAGATATTATAATTATCGAAGTAATACAAATACTATTTTGGTTTAACCCACTACTATATTGGCTTAAAAAAGAAATTAAACTTAATCATGAGTTTTTAGCTGATCAAGACGTTATAAACCAAGGTATCGACACTAAAACTTATCAAACAATTTTATTACAATTCTCGTCTAATCAACAAGAATTAGCATTCGTTAATGCTATCAATTATTCATCAATCAAAAAACGTTTCACACTTATGAACACACAAACACCACAGCCAACCGTTCGGCTACGCAGCTTATTACTACTACCACTTTTAGGGCTTTTAGTTTACAGTTTTAGCAGTACTAAAGAGCTTGAAAAAGAAATAACTCCTGATATACATTTTCAAGATGAAAAAGCAACAAATATTGATAAAAGCAACATAGTAAAACAAATTGAAGCAACTTTAGAGAATAATAAAGAAATAAAAATCAATTACGTTAATCAAAATTCATCATTACTAGTTAACGAAATAGAATGTGATGGCTGTCAACTTAATCTTACTAAGAAAGGTATAGCAGAGTTAATTTTAAGCACAACTCACAAAGAAGAAATAACTAGCTTTAAATTAAAAATTCCAGGAGTTACAACATCACATAATAAAGGAAACACACTTAATGACCAAAGTCGTCAATCCTTATCAACAATTAAAAAAGGAGACTTTATCATGCTTTTTGACATAACTTCTGAGTCTAAGAAATATAAATCTATAAGAATACAATTAGTAGACAAAGATGATGAAAACTATTCAGAGTCACCTGAAGTAAAAAAAGGAGAAGAGTCTAGTATTCCTCCACCACCTCCTGTAAATCCAAATACAACTCCAGAGGAGAAAGCAAAACAGGCAAAGGTTATAGAAAAGCACAATAAAGACAATAAAATTACAAATGGAAGAGTTTATAAAAACCCTCCACTACCACATCCTGCTCCATTAAAGTCAGATAAAAACACTGGATTTATAGATATAGATGGTAAACCTCATTTTTATGTAACAATAAAAAACGAGACTAAGTATTATAATAGATTAGGTTATGAAATTGATAAAAAAGGAAATAAGCTATCCAATACTCAAACAGATGGCAGCAAAGTTGTTCCTGGTCAAAAACTAACTAAAATATATAAAAACGGGGAAGTAGTAAGTGAATTTAGAAAAACATGGGAAGATGAAGAAATAATGCAAACATCAAGTATTGATTTAATAAAACAAGATAAAATAGCAACGATTGAAGCCAAACATAATAGAATGCTTTTATCCAGAGAAGACAAAAAAGAAATAATTGAAACCAAACGTAATGAAATGCTTTTAGATAGAGAAGATAAAATAGCAATGATTCAAGCCAAACGTAATGGAATGCTTTTATCCAGAGAAGATAAAAAAGAAATGATTCAAGCCAAACATAATAAAATGCTTTTAGCTAGAGAAGATAAAAAAACAATGATTGAAGCCAAACATAATGAAATGCTTTTAGCTAGGGATAAAAAAAAGGAAAGGTTACAAAACTATAACGAGGCAAGAAAAGCATTATAA
- a CDS encoding DMT family transporter, producing MKDQHLKRVLELTFATLLISTSGSLGRYIDMPAPVTIWFRSGLAMLILLAYCKYKKIKLKIESKKDLGAFVLSALFMASHWITYFIALRLSSVAIGMLALFTYPIMTTFLEPLFSKTKFDYMHLLLGAMVILGIYILSPELDFQSDSVKGIMFGLLSAFCYALRILILKQYVTTYHGSSLMFFQLLIITIVLAPALFFLETTNITTQFPYIIILALVSTAIGHTLFVQSLKHFKVSTASIIGSTQPIFGIIIAFLFLNEIPNWNTFFGGMLILSTVVIESLRSRKTA from the coding sequence ATGAAAGACCAACACTTAAAGCGCGTTTTAGAACTCACCTTTGCCACACTACTCATTAGCACTTCGGGTAGTTTAGGACGCTACATAGACATGCCCGCTCCCGTTACCATTTGGTTTAGAAGCGGACTAGCGATGTTAATTCTTTTAGCTTACTGTAAGTATAAAAAAATAAAACTTAAAATTGAATCCAAAAAAGATTTAGGCGCTTTTGTGCTAAGTGCACTATTTATGGCGTCACACTGGATAACCTATTTTATAGCCTTGAGACTCTCAAGTGTTGCTATTGGTATGTTAGCTTTATTTACCTATCCAATAATGACTACTTTTTTAGAACCTTTGTTTTCTAAAACAAAATTCGACTATATGCATCTATTGTTAGGCGCAATGGTCATTTTAGGGATTTATATCTTGTCGCCAGAATTAGATTTTCAAAGTGATTCTGTAAAAGGGATTATGTTTGGTTTACTCTCTGCTTTCTGCTATGCACTGCGTATTTTAATACTCAAACAATACGTTACTACTTATCATGGCAGTAGTTTAATGTTTTTCCAACTATTAATTATTACCATTGTATTAGCACCAGCATTGTTTTTTCTAGAGACTACAAATATTACGACTCAGTTTCCATATATTATCATTCTAGCACTAGTAAGCACAGCTATTGGACACACTTTATTTGTCCAAAGTTTAAAACATTTTAAAGTCAGCACCGCCAGTATTATTGGAAGTACTCAACCTATTTTTGGAATAATAATCGCTTTTTTATTTTTAAACGAAATCCCTAACTGGAATACATTTTTTGGCGGTATGCTAATCCTATCTACAGTTGTAATAGAGAGTTTACGGTCTAGAAAAACAGCTTAA
- a CDS encoding BlaI/MecI/CopY family transcriptional regulator, producing MQLSKTEEDLMNYLWKLDKAFMKDLLESYPEPKPANTTVATLLKRMTDKGFVSYTKFGNSRQYYPLVKKKDYFSKHVNGLIKNFFNNSSSQFASFFTKETDLSKTELEELRAIIDNEIKNK from the coding sequence ATGCAATTATCAAAAACGGAAGAAGATTTAATGAATTACTTATGGAAGCTAGACAAAGCTTTCATGAAAGACTTACTAGAATCTTATCCCGAGCCTAAACCAGCAAATACAACCGTTGCAACTTTGTTAAAGCGAATGACCGACAAAGGTTTTGTTAGCTACACAAAGTTTGGAAACTCAAGACAGTACTACCCTTTGGTTAAAAAAAAGGACTATTTCTCTAAGCATGTTAATGGCTTGATCAAAAACTTTTTTAACAATAGCAGCTCGCAATTTGCATCGTTTTTTACAAAAGAAACGGATTTAAGCAAAACCGAATTAGAAGAGTTAAGAGCAATAATTGACAACGAAATTAAAAACAAGTAA
- a CDS encoding M28 family peptidase yields MNKNLVSFLGCFFIVFFANSQTISEVINQVSLDSLQLTLREFTGEQATVVNGNSVTIQNRVQTNNDLAADYLFEKLSGLDNVTVANQLINGEAGRKNVIATQLGKTNPDAIYMVCAHYDSVADYCADDNASGTAAVLEIARLLSAQCLDNTIVYALWDEEENGLVGSNYYATQAAANGHNILGVLNIDMMGYDGNNDNNFDIDVRDFGNSLTMKDDIVSILNNPTYGFTLNVNVVNPGTTASDHSRFWNQGYSAVLVGESWETNDETPFYHSSNDRYSTLNFPYYLQLTKLITGYMVTKGGLVALDNTVTQNAGTLLANETLATYQWINCETETVIVGATSQSYSPTLNGNYKVEITNGSCTEVSSCFTVNTLNVSSVNTDDFKIFPNPVKSVLTVELPPFDQAELRIVTINGQVVLTQTIKENVTDLKLSQLSAGVYFVILEVDGKQSNQKLIKD; encoded by the coding sequence ATGAATAAGAATTTGGTTAGTTTTTTAGGATGTTTTTTTATCGTTTTTTTTGCTAATAGCCAAACTATTTCAGAGGTTATAAATCAAGTCAGCTTAGATTCTTTACAATTAACGTTAAGAGAGTTTACTGGTGAGCAAGCTACTGTTGTTAATGGTAATTCTGTGACCATTCAAAACCGAGTACAAACCAATAATGACTTGGCTGCCGATTATTTATTTGAAAAATTAAGTGGTCTAGATAATGTAACTGTAGCCAACCAATTAATTAATGGAGAAGCAGGACGCAAGAATGTTATTGCAACACAATTAGGAAAAACTAATCCTGATGCTATTTATATGGTGTGTGCCCATTACGATTCGGTTGCAGATTATTGTGCCGATGATAATGCTAGTGGTACAGCTGCTGTTTTAGAAATTGCAAGGTTGTTATCTGCTCAGTGTTTAGACAATACTATCGTGTATGCCCTTTGGGATGAGGAAGAAAACGGATTAGTAGGCTCTAATTATTATGCTACTCAAGCGGCAGCTAATGGCCATAATATTTTAGGTGTTTTAAATATTGACATGATGGGGTATGATGGGAATAATGATAATAATTTTGATATCGATGTTAGGGATTTTGGAAATTCCCTAACAATGAAAGATGATATTGTTTCTATTTTAAATAATCCTACCTATGGTTTTACATTAAACGTGAATGTGGTTAATCCAGGTACAACAGCTAGTGATCATTCAAGATTTTGGAATCAAGGGTATAGCGCTGTTTTAGTAGGAGAATCTTGGGAAACAAATGATGAAACTCCTTTTTATCACAGTTCTAACGACCGTTATAGTACTTTGAATTTTCCATATTATCTACAACTGACTAAGTTAATTACGGGATATATGGTGACTAAAGGAGGCCTTGTTGCTCTAGATAATACAGTTACTCAAAATGCGGGGACATTGCTTGCAAATGAAACTCTAGCAACGTATCAATGGATTAATTGCGAAACAGAAACGGTGATTGTTGGTGCTACTAGCCAGAGTTATTCTCCAACGCTAAATGGTAATTATAAAGTCGAAATTACTAACGGAAGTTGTACTGAAGTTAGTTCTTGTTTTACTGTAAATACGTTAAATGTATCAAGTGTGAATACGGATGATTTTAAAATATTTCCAAATCCTGTAAAAAGTGTTCTAACGGTTGAATTACCTCCGTTTGATCAAGCCGAACTGCGTATTGTTACTATTAATGGTCAAGTAGTACTAACACAAACCATTAAAGAAAACGTTACGGATCTGAAGTTATCACAGTTAAGTGCTGGTGTTTATTTTGTTATTTTAGAAGTTGATGGAAAACAGAGTAATCAAAAATTAATTAAAGACTAA